From one Melioribacteraceae bacterium genomic stretch:
- a CDS encoding O-antigen polymerase, whose amino-acid sequence MTIISFISFTLLVILIFTGLFKKSDFFSPARTFGLVWLTAIGLTDLKLSRLQVQWDLFGWFMLLLGLASFLLGIYICYTIFWDKKLQSVHEIRANIRNVEFDEQRLFKLIVIYFIVFATSFLLEFLIEGYIPIFTPQPDKARKMFGVFGLHLLVNGVNVILFLIAQYFIFIKGEYKRKTVLGVITIISVGSFLMLLQRYNFFILTIMIFIFLYYSGRNIRLRTYVIMLVILVGSVLLIRNLRIAQLAEFYFYYMAEMKFSVDYAIFSEPYMYIVMNLENFVHNFNKIENHALGFFTSDFLTALLGMKHWIAEYFGLEKFPHFISGYNTFPFYWAYYYDFGILGLAILPGILGFIISYTYYLLRSKPSVKRLVLYSIGFIVIVISYSSDPLTRLDMMFNFTLIYASQFFFIKVSDKT is encoded by the coding sequence ATGACAATCATCAGCTTCATATCATTTACATTGCTCGTAATTTTAATTTTTACCGGTTTATTTAAAAAGAGTGATTTCTTCTCACCTGCCAGAACTTTTGGATTAGTTTGGCTTACGGCGATTGGGTTGACAGATTTGAAATTAAGTCGATTACAAGTCCAGTGGGATCTCTTCGGTTGGTTTATGCTTTTACTTGGTTTAGCTTCATTTTTATTAGGTATTTATATATGCTACACAATTTTCTGGGATAAAAAACTGCAAAGTGTCCATGAGATACGAGCAAATATTCGAAATGTTGAATTTGATGAACAACGACTCTTTAAATTAATTGTCATATACTTTATAGTATTTGCTACTAGTTTTTTATTAGAATTCCTGATTGAGGGATACATTCCAATTTTTACTCCTCAACCGGACAAAGCTAGAAAAATGTTCGGTGTTTTTGGGTTACATCTGCTTGTAAACGGAGTAAATGTAATTCTATTCTTAATTGCGCAATACTTCATTTTTATTAAAGGTGAGTATAAACGTAAAACTGTTTTAGGTGTAATTACCATTATTTCGGTCGGTAGTTTCTTAATGCTTTTACAACGATATAACTTTTTTATTCTAACGATCATGATTTTTATTTTCCTTTATTACTCCGGGAGAAATATTAGACTGAGGACCTATGTAATTATGCTGGTGATATTGGTGGGATCAGTTTTGTTAATTAGAAACTTACGAATCGCACAATTAGCTGAATTCTATTTTTATTACATGGCCGAAATGAAATTTTCCGTTGATTACGCAATTTTCTCAGAACCCTACATGTATATTGTCATGAATTTAGAAAACTTCGTGCATAATTTTAACAAGATTGAAAATCACGCTCTTGGTTTTTTTACAAGTGACTTTCTAACGGCACTTCTTGGTATGAAGCATTGGATAGCTGAATATTTTGGTTTGGAAAAATTCCCACATTTTATATCCGGTTATAACACATTCCCATTTTATTGGGCTTACTATTATGATTTTGGAATACTTGGCTTAGCAATATTGCCAGGTATACTTGGTTTTATAATATCATATACATATTATTTATTAAGGTCAAAACCTAGCGTAAAGCGGCTTGTGTTATATTCAATTGGATTTATAGTAATAGTTATTTCTTATTCTTCCGATCCGTTGACCCGTTTGGATATGATGTTCAATTTTACTTTAATATATGCTTCACAATTCTTTTTCATAAAAGTATCTGATAAAACCTAA
- a CDS encoding FtsQ-type POTRA domain-containing protein — translation MKNLSGKIATIVLIFLIGMVIYLSFGVERNDKINISVIEINGNFHLPKNSYFEYANLHEKTDYHLLSLQLIRDRFQKHPYIKQVNVEYTGDGKVVVRIKEKELKALLITNNNRYLMSGDMEIIPVLKNSQNINYPVIQIASDDKSISHFKIVRDNYELKTSFKILTAAKLLNPSLYDNLSEIDFRNGKNAVIHFSSVDYPVILGAKDEIKKMVVFEKLWESIGTVQANKLLEYVDLRFTDKVYLGLIGENLQVEETQT, via the coding sequence ATGAAAAATCTCAGCGGAAAAATAGCGACGATCGTATTAATCTTCTTAATCGGAATGGTTATTTATTTATCGTTTGGGGTTGAACGAAACGATAAGATTAATATTTCTGTGATTGAGATTAACGGAAATTTTCATCTTCCGAAAAATTCCTACTTCGAGTATGCTAATCTGCATGAGAAAACTGATTATCATTTACTATCACTTCAATTAATAAGAGATAGATTTCAAAAACATCCATATATAAAGCAAGTTAACGTTGAATATACAGGAGATGGAAAAGTTGTTGTTCGTATCAAAGAAAAAGAGTTAAAAGCATTGTTAATAACTAACAACAATAGATACTTAATGTCCGGTGATATGGAAATAATTCCGGTATTAAAAAATTCGCAGAATATAAATTATCCGGTTATTCAAATTGCATCGGATGATAAAAGCATCTCCCACTTTAAGATAGTAAGAGATAATTACGAACTAAAAACATCATTCAAAATATTAACGGCTGCAAAACTGTTAAATCCAAGTTTGTATGATAACCTTTCCGAAATTGATTTTAGAAATGGTAAAAACGCAGTAATACATTTTTCATCGGTTGATTATCCGGTTATACTCGGTGCAAAAGATGAAATAAAGAAAATGGTTGTCTTCGAAAAACTTTGGGAAAGTATTGGAACTGTTCAGGCAAACAAGTTACTCGAATATGTCGATCTCCGATTTACTGATAAAGTTTATCTTGGTCTCATCGGAGAAAATTTACAAGTAGAGGAAACTCAAACATGA
- a CDS encoding oligosaccharide flippase family protein produces MSEISLLKRNSLYYFISSLARLVANSLIFIIIARIFGAEEFGLFSTAHTLSTLFLLLADFGFDILITTEIARYRNDIRKIVSKYFPIKFVFTLAAAILLAITNLLLPIPESSKTLVFIFLFNMVFTSLLNLLFAFFRGIEKFKYEAIVSSISNFGLLTVIGGLAYFQQDLVILAVSMVAIRLFSLIVAYTIFKKNLDKIVLNFNFVRLRVEFKKVMIFGFHLLFGTLFFQIDSILILAIRGEFDAGLYQAVFKLMMISLIIPDVLVGALMPTLTRLYSNGDQKWMAINKVLFKCLYLTGLLVGFLFFSYPEFILDNIYKKTEFLDSVFILKLAGIVVFIRYFFESFAASLTVCDKQSRRTITVIVASFLSISLNIIFLPIYGITVSIVISIMVNFIAGVFYLTFVSKSFLLWFVDLKYVFPLLLIVFFSTPFFNELINSEITRIIVSVFIFVTLTLFINFSGKERQLLFAIKDNIA; encoded by the coding sequence ATGAGTGAAATAAGCCTATTAAAAAGGAACTCACTTTATTATTTTATCTCATCACTTGCTCGTCTTGTAGCCAATTCATTAATCTTTATTATTATAGCGAGAATTTTTGGGGCTGAAGAGTTTGGTCTCTTCTCAACGGCGCATACATTATCAACATTGTTTTTGCTGCTTGCTGATTTTGGTTTCGATATCCTTATTACTACAGAAATAGCTCGATACAGAAATGATATCAGAAAGATAGTCAGCAAATATTTTCCTATTAAATTCGTCTTTACCCTGGCAGCAGCAATCCTTTTAGCAATAACTAATCTTTTGCTGCCAATTCCGGAATCATCAAAAACATTGGTATTTATTTTTCTGTTCAATATGGTTTTTACTTCCTTACTGAATCTCTTATTTGCTTTCTTTAGAGGAATTGAGAAATTTAAGTATGAAGCAATTGTTTCATCAATAAGTAATTTTGGATTATTAACTGTTATCGGTGGCTTAGCTTATTTCCAACAAGATCTTGTCATACTTGCTGTCTCAATGGTCGCGATAAGGTTATTCAGTCTTATCGTAGCCTATACTATATTCAAAAAGAATCTCGACAAAATAGTTTTGAACTTTAACTTTGTTAGACTGAGAGTTGAATTTAAGAAGGTAATGATTTTTGGATTTCATCTTCTTTTTGGAACCCTCTTCTTCCAAATTGATTCAATTCTTATTCTAGCGATTCGAGGAGAATTTGATGCCGGACTTTATCAGGCGGTTTTCAAATTAATGATGATCTCATTAATTATTCCCGATGTTCTAGTCGGAGCACTAATGCCAACATTAACCAGGTTATACAGCAATGGTGATCAAAAATGGATGGCAATTAACAAAGTACTATTTAAATGTTTGTATCTAACTGGTCTTTTAGTAGGCTTTCTATTTTTTTCATATCCCGAATTTATCCTTGACAATATTTATAAGAAGACAGAATTTTTAGATTCAGTATTTATTTTAAAGTTAGCTGGAATTGTCGTTTTCATACGATACTTTTTCGAATCGTTTGCAGCCTCCCTTACAGTATGTGACAAACAATCTCGAAGAACGATAACCGTTATAGTGGCATCTTTTTTAAGTATCAGCTTAAATATTATTTTCTTACCTATTTATGGGATAACTGTGAGTATTGTAATTTCAATAATGGTTAATTTTATTGCTGGCGTTTTTTATTTAACATTCGTGTCTAAGTCATTTCTGTTGTGGTTCGTTGATCTTAAGTATGTATTCCCTTTGTTGTTAATCGTGTTTTTTTCTACACCATTTTTCAATGAACTAATAAATTCCGAAATAACTAGAATCATAGTCAGTGTCTTTATATTTGTTACACTGACTCTTTTTATTAATTTTAGTGGAAAAGAGAGACAACTCTTATTCGCTATAAAAGACAATATTGCTTAG
- a CDS encoding Wzz/FepE/Etk N-terminal domain-containing protein, with protein MNNQETQIQEQKMTGSPLVEFVTTIVRYRYFLVIFILSITIIATVYALVAPKWYKSTSVVLAAEQSSLLGSLGGLSSIVKGFSASSGLASLTGNTETDRYLAILQSSTVYDNVIKKFNLREVYEMEDDYYEKLVKELQGNVNMEVGDEGQLIISVYDKDKQRAADMANYFVDQLNEVNTRMHVFNAKANREFIEKRYFKNLADIDSLEYAMRDFQEKYGVIAVPEQLKTTVTAMAAMYGQLVEKQLELKVLEQSLNENHPLVSISKAQVNELEKRINSMSTTGSKMTDDDVNLLIPFRQAPELGRNYLKIYRDLEIQYEILEFVTPLYEQAKVEEVRNTPSVLVLDYAGPAERKAKPKGTIYLAVSFVISLLLGLFIVFSIHLLKKFNNLQDSRSIYIKDSLYNDYVKLRKLIKKS; from the coding sequence ATGAATAATCAAGAAACACAAATACAAGAACAAAAAATGACCGGTTCACCTTTAGTAGAATTCGTAACAACTATCGTAAGGTATAGATACTTCTTAGTAATCTTTATTTTATCGATAACTATTATTGCTACGGTGTATGCCCTGGTTGCGCCCAAATGGTACAAATCAACATCGGTAGTTTTAGCGGCAGAACAATCAAGTCTGTTAGGTAGTTTGGGAGGCTTATCATCAATAGTAAAAGGTTTTTCTGCTTCGAGCGGTTTGGCTAGTCTTACCGGGAACACAGAAACCGATAGATATTTAGCTATTTTACAAAGTAGCACGGTTTACGATAACGTTATAAAGAAATTTAATCTCCGCGAAGTTTATGAAATGGAAGATGATTATTATGAAAAGCTTGTCAAAGAATTGCAAGGAAACGTAAACATGGAAGTCGGCGATGAAGGTCAGTTGATTATCTCTGTTTATGATAAGGATAAACAACGTGCCGCTGACATGGCTAATTATTTTGTCGATCAGCTAAATGAAGTTAACACCCGGATGCATGTATTCAATGCAAAGGCAAATAGGGAGTTTATCGAAAAAAGATATTTCAAAAATTTAGCTGATATCGATTCGTTAGAGTATGCAATGAGGGATTTTCAAGAAAAATATGGTGTGATAGCGGTACCTGAACAATTAAAAACTACCGTGACTGCAATGGCTGCGATGTATGGACAGTTAGTTGAGAAACAACTGGAATTAAAAGTGTTGGAACAATCACTTAATGAAAATCATCCTTTAGTAAGTATATCAAAAGCGCAAGTAAATGAATTAGAGAAGCGAATAAACTCGATGAGTACAACCGGTAGTAAAATGACCGATGATGATGTTAATTTGTTAATACCATTTAGGCAAGCTCCGGAACTTGGCAGAAATTATTTAAAAATTTACAGGGATTTAGAAATACAATACGAAATCCTGGAATTTGTAACACCGCTTTACGAACAAGCAAAAGTTGAAGAAGTAAGAAATACTCCATCAGTCCTTGTTCTGGATTATGCAGGTCCCGCGGAAAGAAAAGCAAAACCAAAAGGGACAATTTATTTGGCGGTTTCGTTTGTCATATCCTTATTACTGGGATTGTTTATAGTGTTTTCAATTCATCTGCTCAAAAAGTTTAATAATCTTCAAGATTCCAGATCAATATATATTAAAGATTCACTCTACAATGATTATGTGAAGCTTCGTAAGTTAATTAAAAAAAGCTGA
- the ftsZ gene encoding cell division protein FtsZ encodes MSKFATLERDHELSARLKVVGVGGGGCNAIESMIKRGLTGVEYVAINTDAQVLQKNSADHKVQVGVGLTKGLGAGADPEVGKKATEEDREKIKGILNHSDMVFVTAGMGGGTGTGGAPIVASIAKSVGALVIGIVTKPFRWEGKKRMMNAEAGIQELRQFVDSLIVIPNERILNILDSSVGALTAFDKPNEVLYEATRGIADIITVPGIINVDFADVRSVMNHSGEALMGCGISSGENRSVEAAQKAISSPLLEGISIKGAKNILLNVTGSSNLTMQEIEEGNRVIYEAAGEEANIIFGLVNKEEMNEYVSYTVIATGFSSRSESSGVSKLRAEKPEKPKEETERFPIGGFNRRELEIEDEENLDVPTIFRVKGSQKKMFESAESEIKGGFKIEQMDAFESEKAEEKKKKKEFEMREQDSSSFLRMMMD; translated from the coding sequence ATGAGTAAATTTGCCACCCTAGAACGCGATCATGAACTTTCCGCACGTCTTAAAGTTGTAGGCGTAGGCGGTGGCGGTTGTAACGCTATCGAAAGTATGATCAAAAGAGGATTGACAGGCGTAGAGTATGTCGCTATTAATACTGACGCACAAGTTCTCCAAAAAAATAGTGCAGATCATAAAGTTCAAGTAGGTGTTGGACTGACAAAGGGTCTTGGTGCCGGAGCTGATCCTGAAGTAGGAAAGAAAGCAACCGAAGAGGATAGAGAAAAAATTAAGGGAATTTTAAACCACAGTGATATGGTATTTGTCACTGCCGGAATGGGTGGTGGAACCGGAACCGGTGGAGCACCTATTGTTGCATCTATAGCAAAAAGTGTTGGTGCTTTAGTGATCGGAATTGTTACAAAACCATTTCGCTGGGAAGGTAAAAAGCGAATGATGAATGCCGAAGCAGGTATTCAAGAACTCAGACAATTTGTAGATAGTTTAATAGTTATCCCTAACGAAAGAATTCTAAACATTTTGGATAGTTCGGTTGGTGCGTTAACTGCATTCGATAAACCCAACGAAGTTCTTTATGAAGCTACCAGAGGTATCGCTGATATTATAACCGTACCCGGAATTATAAATGTTGATTTCGCCGATGTGCGTTCAGTAATGAATCATAGCGGCGAAGCATTGATGGGTTGCGGAATTTCTTCAGGTGAAAATCGTTCCGTTGAAGCTGCTCAAAAAGCAATTTCATCACCTCTGTTGGAAGGTATTTCAATCAAAGGTGCAAAGAATATTCTACTTAATGTAACCGGTTCAAGCAATCTAACGATGCAGGAAATCGAGGAAGGTAATAGAGTTATTTACGAAGCTGCCGGTGAAGAAGCTAACATTATATTTGGTTTAGTTAATAAAGAAGAAATGAATGAATATGTTTCGTACACTGTAATTGCAACTGGATTTTCTTCAAGAAGTGAATCTAGCGGTGTAAGTAAATTGAGAGCAGAAAAACCCGAAAAGCCGAAAGAAGAAACAGAAAGATTTCCCATCGGTGGGTTTAATCGACGAGAATTGGAAATTGAAGACGAAGAAAATTTAGATGTACCGACAATCTTCAGAGTAAAAGGATCACAGAAAAAGATGTTTGAATCTGCAGAATCCGAAATTAAAGGCGGATTCAAAATTGAACAGATGGATGCCTTCGAAAGTGAAAAAGCTGAGGAAAAGAAGAAAAAGAAAGAATTTGAAATGAGAGAGCAAGACAGTTCCTCATTTTTACGAATGATGATGGATTAA
- a CDS encoding glycosyltransferase family 2 protein: MDYPLVYILILNYNRYQDTIECVDSIKAVNYKNYKLLIVDNSSTDNSYERLIKYYPEYEILKTDSNLGYTGGINFGLNILLSRNSEYILILNNDTVVDKNFLCELVKGFNKQGNIGAACGTILCEHNRNEIWYAGGKIHKYRGLASHNYKGEFFSGKFKKLGCQKTEFITGCMLFLKTSVLRKVGNEDNRFFMYLDDIEFSIRIRKNGYELFYIPNSIIYHKVIGEKESPFKLYYSVRNRLLLINSSFVNPGKTISKIYFMTVILLKLFVWRFTNKRFFQSAKAGLFDYYKRNFGMGRGLQYLGKY, translated from the coding sequence ATGGATTATCCTTTAGTCTATATATTGATTCTTAATTATAATAGATATCAAGATACAATTGAGTGCGTAGATTCGATAAAAGCAGTAAATTATAAAAATTATAAATTGCTTATAGTAGATAACTCATCGACAGACAATTCATATGAAAGACTTATTAAGTATTATCCTGAATATGAAATTTTAAAAACGGATTCAAATCTGGGTTACACAGGTGGCATCAACTTTGGCTTAAATATTTTATTATCTCGCAATTCTGAATATATCTTGATACTGAATAATGATACAGTTGTCGATAAAAATTTTTTATGCGAATTGGTGAAAGGTTTTAACAAGCAAGGTAATATTGGAGCTGCCTGTGGTACAATACTCTGTGAGCATAATAGAAACGAGATTTGGTACGCTGGTGGAAAAATACACAAATATAGAGGTCTTGCTTCCCATAACTATAAGGGTGAATTTTTTTCAGGTAAATTTAAAAAACTTGGTTGTCAAAAAACTGAATTTATTACTGGATGTATGCTTTTTCTCAAAACTAGCGTACTCAGAAAAGTTGGCAATGAGGACAACAGATTTTTTATGTATTTAGACGATATAGAGTTTTCGATAAGAATTCGTAAAAATGGTTACGAATTATTTTATATACCTAATTCAATTATTTATCATAAAGTCATTGGTGAAAAAGAAAGTCCATTCAAACTTTATTATTCAGTAAGGAATAGATTGTTATTAATAAATTCATCATTTGTAAACCCTGGAAAAACAATTTCTAAAATTTATTTTATGACTGTGATCTTGCTTAAACTTTTCGTTTGGCGGTTTACAAACAAAAGATTTTTTCAATCAGCTAAAGCTGGGCTGTTTGATTATTACAAAAGGAATTTTGGTATGGGTAGGGGACTTCAATATTTAGGAAAATATTAA
- a CDS encoding SLBB domain-containing protein: protein MKKVFEIIFALIFISSVLFAQDDDTEEKKPTGMLETWSMNDTKSIQSYYQNLFGSKSSQLTSDLFPSYDVDKEKLIEKLREAIPLQGPIDPDKYLVGPGDILDVTIVGNLPNSFILQVSPEATIVIPTIGVINVRNMYLSQAKKEVEKVLSSQFKNSKVSTTLISPRIFTVSVGGVVNNPGNFYASSVQRVDEVIYLANLKTNLAQSDISQLQTQERELLNRQGVIQYFRNDELKEQRLKMSLRNIKLIRLNGDTLNVDLVRYYATGDVKYNPFLQDGDRIFIPNESLHGNSLTISGEVRLTGEYEYSPHDSLSSIFAISQGPTEIADLEKVNLYRTNFNTGEITKMVINVTDIINSKKTGMPLQPGDRIVFRPKYPREQALSVTIKGEVVSPGVYPIIRNQTTIRDLIEEAGGFTKHASLSQASVIRFGEEIDKAKENPDYMRLEEMRLGALNQRMREYFNYEYAIKRGFVAVDFVELFINENENYNITLQDGDVIIIPEKQNTVYVFGQIARSGYYNYVPDAEYDFYINLAGGYGEMAQSGDTRIIKAGTKNWVDPSDTNIEPGDVIYIPRDMDFEDKTFSYWFSWFAEIVAVAAGIATVILVAQSSSSGGGN, encoded by the coding sequence ATGAAAAAAGTCTTTGAAATAATTTTTGCTCTAATTTTTATATCCTCAGTCTTATTTGCTCAGGATGATGATACAGAAGAGAAAAAACCTACCGGAATGTTGGAAACTTGGTCGATGAACGATACGAAATCGATTCAAAGTTATTACCAAAATCTATTTGGATCCAAATCTTCCCAATTAACAAGTGATCTTTTTCCATCTTATGATGTTGATAAAGAAAAATTAATCGAAAAATTGAGAGAAGCGATTCCGCTTCAAGGACCAATTGATCCAGACAAGTATTTGGTTGGACCGGGTGATATTTTGGATGTTACAATTGTTGGTAATCTACCAAACTCATTTATTCTGCAAGTTTCACCGGAAGCTACAATTGTAATCCCTACAATTGGTGTGATTAATGTCAGAAACATGTATTTATCGCAAGCCAAGAAAGAGGTAGAAAAAGTTTTATCAAGCCAATTCAAGAATTCTAAAGTATCTACTACCTTAATTTCTCCTAGAATTTTTACTGTATCGGTTGGCGGGGTGGTAAATAATCCTGGTAATTTTTATGCATCTTCAGTTCAAAGAGTAGATGAGGTCATTTATTTGGCCAACCTTAAAACCAATTTAGCGCAATCTGATATTTCTCAGTTACAAACTCAAGAAAGAGAATTACTAAACAGACAAGGTGTAATTCAGTACTTCAGAAATGACGAGCTTAAAGAACAGAGACTGAAAATGTCATTGAGAAATATTAAGCTGATTAGATTAAATGGCGATACTCTTAATGTTGATTTGGTCAGATATTATGCAACAGGAGATGTAAAATATAATCCGTTTTTGCAAGACGGCGATAGAATATTCATTCCGAATGAATCTTTGCATGGTAACAGTCTAACAATAAGTGGGGAAGTAAGATTGACTGGTGAATATGAATATTCACCCCACGATTCCTTGAGCTCAATTTTTGCAATTTCCCAAGGCCCAACTGAAATCGCTGATTTGGAAAAAGTAAATCTGTATCGTACTAATTTTAATACCGGCGAAATCACAAAAATGGTGATTAATGTTACAGATATAATTAATTCTAAGAAGACTGGTATGCCTCTTCAACCGGGAGATAGAATTGTCTTCCGACCCAAATATCCTCGTGAACAAGCATTGAGTGTTACAATCAAAGGTGAAGTTGTTTCCCCTGGTGTTTATCCGATTATACGAAATCAAACCACAATTAGGGACTTGATTGAGGAAGCCGGAGGATTTACAAAACATGCATCGCTTTCGCAAGCTTCTGTTATAAGATTTGGTGAGGAAATTGACAAAGCAAAAGAGAATCCTGATTACATGCGGCTCGAAGAGATGCGTCTTGGTGCCCTCAACCAAAGAATGAGAGAATATTTTAACTATGAATATGCAATTAAACGTGGTTTTGTTGCCGTTGATTTTGTTGAACTTTTCATAAATGAAAATGAGAATTATAATATAACACTGCAGGATGGTGATGTAATAATAATACCTGAAAAGCAAAATACAGTATATGTCTTTGGACAAATTGCAAGGAGCGGATATTATAACTATGTACCCGATGCCGAGTATGATTTCTACATTAATTTAGCCGGGGGTTATGGTGAAATGGCTCAATCGGGGGATACTCGAATTATTAAAGCCGGTACAAAAAATTGGGTTGATCCAAGCGATACAAACATTGAACCCGGAGATGTGATTTATATACCTCGTGATATGGATTTTGAGGATAAAACATTTAGCTACTGGTTTTCTTGGTTTGCTGAAATAGTCGCTGTTGCTGCGGGTATAGCAACCGTTATTCTTGTCGCTCAATCGAGTTCTAGTGGAGGAGGAAACTAA
- the ftsA gene encoding cell division protein FtsA codes for MKKNIIAGLDLGTTKVCAVIAEQMDNKLNILGFGVAPSEGLNRGLVANIAKTAEAIKEAMEIASNRAGFEVRNLNVGVAGEHITSLRHRNYVTISNPDKEITQGDLDRLRADVKTIRIPSDRQILHIIPEEFFVDYQGGIEDPIGMSGSRLEAVNHVVLASIPAIQNIKKSVERAGYSVSNYILQPIASSVSVLDENEMDLGVTLIDIGGGTTDVAIFHDKSIKHTKVIGVAGNQVTNDIRESLGIVTSEAEKLKKEFGYATEEAIIKEEDIYIKGVGARGNVKIPVTLLTQVIHVRMRELFSIIDNELRQTGFKNKIKAGIVLTGGGSLLKGCKELAEEVFGMPARIGIPIELGSGLSNEIESPEFATVGGLIKGVPGSPAEDTGKTFKLKKDKSTVKIGSFFKRIQEFFDEL; via the coding sequence ATGAAAAAAAATATTATAGCCGGATTAGATTTAGGTACGACGAAAGTATGTGCTGTTATCGCAGAGCAGATGGATAACAAACTGAATATCCTTGGCTTCGGTGTTGCTCCTTCTGAAGGTCTTAATCGTGGATTAGTTGCGAACATTGCTAAAACTGCAGAAGCAATTAAAGAAGCAATGGAAATAGCTTCTAACCGTGCGGGTTTCGAAGTTAGAAATCTAAATGTTGGTGTCGCCGGTGAACATATCACTAGCCTTCGTCATAGAAATTATGTTACCATAAGTAATCCGGATAAAGAAATTACGCAAGGTGATCTTGATAGATTACGAGCCGATGTTAAAACAATTAGAATTCCTTCGGATCGACAAATCCTTCACATAATTCCGGAAGAATTTTTTGTTGATTATCAAGGTGGAATAGAAGATCCAATTGGTATGTCAGGTTCAAGGTTAGAAGCTGTTAATCATGTTGTGCTGGCATCAATACCGGCAATTCAAAACATTAAAAAATCGGTTGAACGAGCCGGTTATTCGGTTTCAAATTATATACTTCAACCGATTGCATCAAGTGTTTCCGTACTTGATGAAAATGAAATGGATTTGGGAGTTACTCTTATTGACATTGGCGGTGGTACCACAGATGTCGCAATTTTTCATGATAAGAGTATTAAGCATACAAAAGTTATCGGTGTTGCCGGCAACCAAGTAACAAATGATATAAGAGAATCTTTGGGAATTGTTACATCAGAAGCTGAGAAATTGAAAAAAGAATTTGGTTACGCAACTGAAGAGGCAATAATCAAAGAAGAAGATATCTATATAAAAGGTGTTGGTGCAAGAGGTAATGTTAAAATTCCCGTAACACTCTTAACACAGGTTATACATGTAAGAATGCGTGAACTCTTCTCTATAATAGATAACGAATTAAGACAAACGGGATTCAAAAATAAAATTAAAGCCGGAATAGTTTTAACCGGCGGCGGCTCATTATTAAAAGGTTGTAAAGAATTAGCCGAAGAAGTTTTTGGTATGCCTGCAAGAATCGGAATACCTATTGAACTTGGATCTGGTTTATCAAATGAAATTGAAAGTCCTGAATTTGCAACCGTAGGTGGATTGATAAAGGGAGTTCCCGGTTCACCAGCAGAAGATACCGGAAAAACTTTCAAATTAAAAAAAGATAAAAGTACGGTCAAAATTGGAAGTTTCTTCAAACGAATACAAGAATTTTTTGATGAATTATAA